A genome region from Roseofilum capinflatum BLCC-M114 includes the following:
- a CDS encoding FAD-binding oxidoreductase, translating into MTAIAPTSLPDICPLLPFEQLEASLQQRFQQAWQPGSPPPSVVYPETQEQLSEIMKLSKANQWRVLPWGAGSKIHWGGIGKPVDLLISTQRINQVIEHAAGDLTLTVEAGITLAQVNQFLATHNQFLAFDPAYPNQATIGGIIATADTGSWRHRYGGVRDRLIGISFIRSDGEIAKAGGRVVKNVAGYDLMKLFTGSYGSLGIISQATFRLYPIPQSSATIILSGNPEAIAQATQTLLSSSLTPTALDLRPQNDEILLAARFQSIPLSVQEQTQRVLELGQTLELSAQIYEQQDETQHWQTWQHQLWEPHPQKVVCKLGIRPIQAVNLLSKIQQLVQVQSECAIHARTGLGILRCNQIRSTQLLELRSYLTSHGGFLSILEAPPSLKKAIDIWGYTGNALKIMQTLKHQFDPDSLLSCDRFI; encoded by the coding sequence GTGACTGCGATCGCCCCTACCTCCCTCCCCGATATCTGCCCCCTGTTGCCCTTTGAGCAGCTCGAAGCCTCCCTACAACAGCGTTTTCAACAAGCTTGGCAACCTGGATCGCCCCCTCCCTCCGTGGTGTATCCTGAAACTCAAGAGCAACTGAGCGAAATCATGAAACTCTCCAAAGCCAACCAATGGCGTGTCTTACCCTGGGGAGCAGGCAGTAAAATTCATTGGGGTGGCATCGGTAAACCCGTCGATCTCCTCATCAGTACCCAACGCATTAACCAAGTTATAGAACATGCAGCCGGAGATCTCACCCTTACCGTAGAAGCGGGGATCACCTTAGCACAGGTGAATCAATTTTTAGCGACCCATAACCAGTTTTTAGCCTTCGATCCCGCCTACCCCAACCAAGCCACCATCGGCGGTATCATTGCTACGGCAGATACTGGGAGTTGGCGACATCGGTATGGCGGTGTGCGCGATCGCCTGATTGGGATCTCCTTTATCCGCAGTGATGGCGAAATAGCCAAAGCTGGGGGCAGAGTGGTTAAAAATGTGGCTGGTTATGACCTCATGAAACTCTTCACCGGCAGCTATGGCAGTTTAGGCATCATCTCCCAAGCCACCTTTCGCCTGTATCCCATTCCCCAAAGTTCCGCCACCATCATACTTTCAGGCAATCCAGAGGCGATCGCCCAAGCCACCCAAACCCTACTGAGTTCCAGTCTAACCCCCACCGCCCTCGATCTCAGACCCCAAAACGATGAAATATTGCTTGCTGCTCGGTTCCAAAGCATACCCCTAAGCGTACAAGAACAAACCCAACGGGTACTCGAACTCGGTCAAACCTTAGAATTAAGCGCCCAAATTTACGAGCAGCAAGACGAAACTCAACACTGGCAAACCTGGCAACATCAGCTCTGGGAACCCCACCCCCAAAAAGTGGTTTGCAAACTCGGCATTCGTCCCATCCAAGCCGTTAACCTGTTGTCCAAAATTCAACAGCTTGTTCAAGTGCAAAGTGAATGTGCGATCCACGCTCGAACCGGATTAGGTATACTCCGATGCAATCAAATCCGCTCAACCCAACTCCTAGAACTGCGCTCTTATCTCACCTCCCATGGCGGCTTTCTCTCCATCTTAGAAGCGCCTCCATCCCTCAAAAAAGCCATAGACATATGGGGCTATACCGGAAATGCCCTAAAAATCATGCAAACCCTCAAGCATCAATTCGATCCTGATTCCTTACTCAGTTGCGATCGCTTCATTTGA
- a CDS encoding (Fe-S)-binding protein has protein sequence MTPAKNSNFLSQNPHLSPGFDPQNPPEPELINACVHCGFCLSTCPSYRVLGQEMDSPRGRIYLMDAINQGEAPLAPATSQHFDTCLGCLACVSTCPSGVQYDKLISATRHQVERNIDRNIGDQIIRSLIFNLFPYPNRLVPLLYPLYLYQKSGLQSLIRRTNLLKKISPRLAAMESILPQISLASLRHSFADVIPAQGEKRYRVGVIIGCVQRLFFNPVNAATIRVLTGNGCEVVIPKSQGCCGALPEHQGQTKPAQDLARQMIDSFADLDLDYVIINAAGCGHTLKEYGHILADDPNYRDKAKQFVSQVKDIQEFLAMVGLTAPLSPLAEEELKIVYQDACHLLHGQKISVQPRQLLKQIPGVQLKEPVDAALCCGSAGVYNMLQPDVAESLGDQKVHNLLNTGADIIASANPGCSLQIKKHLQQQGKTVSIFHPIELLDYSMRSISLSSLN, from the coding sequence ATGACCCCCGCCAAAAACAGCAACTTCTTATCTCAAAATCCCCATCTTTCCCCTGGATTCGATCCCCAAAATCCCCCCGAACCGGAGCTAATTAACGCCTGTGTTCATTGCGGTTTTTGTCTCTCCACCTGCCCCAGTTATCGCGTTTTAGGGCAAGAAATGGACTCCCCCAGAGGACGCATTTACCTCATGGATGCCATTAACCAAGGTGAAGCCCCCTTAGCCCCCGCTACCTCCCAACATTTTGACACCTGTTTAGGCTGTTTAGCCTGTGTCAGCACCTGTCCTTCCGGCGTGCAGTATGATAAACTCATTTCTGCCACTCGCCACCAAGTCGAACGCAATATTGACCGCAATATTGGCGATCAGATTATTCGCTCCTTAATCTTCAATCTGTTTCCCTACCCCAATCGCTTAGTTCCCCTCCTTTATCCCCTCTATCTCTATCAAAAATCAGGCTTACAATCGCTGATTCGCCGCACCAATCTGCTCAAAAAAATCTCCCCTAGATTGGCCGCCATGGAATCCATATTACCCCAGATTTCCCTCGCTTCCCTGCGTCACTCCTTTGCAGATGTCATCCCCGCTCAAGGGGAAAAACGCTATCGAGTGGGGGTAATTATCGGCTGCGTACAACGGCTATTTTTTAATCCCGTCAATGCGGCAACCATTCGCGTTTTAACCGGCAATGGCTGCGAAGTCGTTATTCCTAAAAGTCAAGGCTGTTGTGGGGCACTGCCCGAACATCAGGGGCAAACCAAACCCGCCCAAGATTTAGCGCGGCAAATGATTGATTCTTTTGCTGATTTAGACCTCGATTATGTAATCATTAACGCGGCAGGATGTGGCCATACCCTGAAAGAATATGGGCATATTTTAGCCGACGATCCCAACTATCGAGACAAGGCGAAACAGTTTGTTAGTCAAGTGAAAGATATTCAAGAATTTTTAGCTATGGTGGGGTTAACGGCTCCACTTTCTCCCCTAGCTGAAGAAGAGTTGAAGATTGTTTATCAAGATGCTTGTCATCTGCTACATGGACAAAAAATCAGCGTTCAACCCCGCCAACTCCTCAAACAAATTCCTGGTGTGCAGTTAAAAGAACCGGTTGATGCTGCCTTATGTTGTGGTAGTGCGGGCGTTTATAATATGTTGCAGCCAGATGTAGCTGAAAGTTTAGGGGATCAAAAAGTGCATAATTTGCTCAATACTGGAGCTGATATAATTGCCTCCGCGAATCCAGGCTGTAGTTTACAGATCAAAAAACACCTACAGCAGCAGGGTAAGACAGTTTCGATTTTCCATCCCATCGAACTACTCGATTATTCCATGCGCTCCATTTCCCTATCCTCGCTCAATTAA